In Microbacterium maritypicum, the following are encoded in one genomic region:
- a CDS encoding glycoside hydrolase family 1 protein, with protein sequence MTRSFPENFLFGAATAAYQIEGAAFEDGRTASIWDAFARVPGAVIGGDNGDVACDHYHRYRDDVALMTELGLQTYRFSTSWSRVRPDGGAVNPAGVDFYERLVDELLAADILPWLTLYHWDMPQALQDAGGWTNRDTVDRFLEYAGTMHDALGDRVNVWTTLNEPWCSSFLSYTGGEHAPGHTSVAEGLIASHHLLLAHGKTVQELRGRDASLNLGITLNHTVADPADPQNSADVDAARRVDGQFNRWFLDPIYRGSYPADIVEDIRAVDADAVAQFEAAVHDGDLDTISQPIDTQGVNYYHGDFLSGTAPAEAPVSGGPATERPGRSPYPSSDGIHSVERGLPRTAQNWEVQPEGLTRVLQRVWSEYAEPAGTVLYMTENGAAYDDVVVVEDGETRVHDADRTEFLRLHLGAVLDAAESGVDVRGYFYWSMFDNYEWAWGYDKRFGIVRVDYDTQERSLKDSGREYARIIAARSL encoded by the coding sequence ATGACCCGCTCCTTCCCCGAGAACTTCCTCTTCGGCGCTGCGACCGCGGCGTACCAGATCGAAGGGGCGGCGTTCGAGGATGGACGCACGGCATCGATCTGGGACGCGTTCGCCCGCGTGCCCGGCGCCGTGATCGGCGGCGACAACGGCGACGTGGCCTGCGACCACTATCACCGGTACCGCGACGACGTCGCGCTGATGACCGAGCTCGGGCTGCAGACGTACCGCTTCTCGACGTCGTGGTCACGGGTGCGGCCGGACGGCGGTGCCGTGAACCCGGCGGGCGTCGACTTCTACGAGCGCCTGGTCGATGAGCTGCTCGCCGCCGACATCCTGCCCTGGCTGACGCTGTACCACTGGGACATGCCGCAGGCGCTGCAGGATGCCGGTGGCTGGACGAACCGCGACACGGTCGACCGGTTCCTCGAGTACGCCGGCACCATGCACGACGCGCTCGGCGATCGGGTGAACGTGTGGACGACGCTCAACGAGCCCTGGTGCTCGTCCTTCCTCTCTTACACCGGAGGGGAGCACGCTCCGGGGCACACCAGCGTCGCCGAGGGGCTGATCGCCTCGCATCACCTGCTGCTCGCGCACGGCAAGACCGTGCAGGAGCTGCGCGGACGCGACGCCTCGCTCAACCTCGGCATCACCCTGAACCACACGGTCGCCGACCCCGCCGACCCGCAGAACTCCGCCGACGTCGACGCCGCCCGCCGCGTGGACGGGCAGTTCAACCGCTGGTTCCTCGACCCGATCTACCGCGGCAGCTACCCCGCCGACATCGTCGAGGACATCCGCGCGGTGGATGCCGACGCCGTCGCGCAGTTCGAGGCCGCGGTCCACGACGGCGACCTCGACACCATCTCCCAGCCCATCGATACACAGGGCGTGAACTACTACCACGGCGACTTCCTGTCGGGCACGGCTCCCGCCGAGGCGCCGGTCTCCGGAGGTCCCGCCACCGAGCGGCCCGGCCGCAGCCCCTACCCGTCGAGCGACGGCATCCATTCGGTCGAGCGCGGTCTGCCGCGCACGGCGCAGAACTGGGAGGTGCAGCCCGAGGGCCTCACCCGGGTGTTGCAGCGGGTCTGGAGTGAATACGCCGAGCCCGCGGGCACCGTGCTCTACATGACCGAGAACGGCGCCGCCTACGACGACGTCGTGGTGGTCGAAGACGGCGAGACGCGCGTGCACGATGCCGACCGCACGGAGTTCCTGCGCCTGCATCTCGGTGCGGTGCTCGATGCCGCGGAGTCGGGTGTCGACGTGCGGGGCTACTTCTACTGGTCGATGTTCGACAACTACGAATGGGCCTGGGGTTACGACAAGCGCTTCGGCATCGTGCGCGTCGATTACGACACCCAGGAGCGGAGCCTCAAGGACTCCGGTCGGGAGTACGCGCGCATCATCGCGGCCCGCTCGCTCTAG
- a CDS encoding LacI family DNA-binding transcriptional regulator: MSPRATIEEVAAAAGVSRSTVSRVVNGSTAVSPEALAAVRAAIDELNYVPNRAARSLASRQTHAIALIVPEDTNRFFGDPFFAAIVAGITGALGGSDYLLNLLIASDDPGDKMTGFVRNGGVDGALIVSHHTSDAFIDRVADAVPVVYGGRPVRRLEGDYVVDVDNVAGARTATRRLIDIGRTRIATISGPLTMVSSGDRIQGFRAALAEAGLTPFAEEQGDYSEASGADAARRILETGRPDAIFVASDLMARGALTVLRAAGVRVPEDIALVGFDDSSVAITTDPQLTTMRQPMYAQGETMARVLLSRLAGQDPPQTTILPTELVVRASA; this comes from the coding sequence ATGTCGCCACGAGCGACCATCGAAGAGGTGGCCGCGGCAGCCGGTGTCTCCCGGTCGACCGTGTCGCGGGTCGTGAACGGGTCGACGGCGGTGAGCCCGGAGGCGCTGGCCGCGGTGCGCGCCGCGATCGACGAGCTGAACTACGTGCCCAACCGCGCTGCCCGCTCTCTCGCCTCGAGGCAGACGCACGCGATCGCGCTGATCGTGCCCGAAGACACGAACCGATTCTTCGGCGACCCGTTCTTCGCCGCGATCGTCGCCGGCATCACCGGGGCCCTCGGCGGATCCGACTACCTGCTCAATCTTCTGATCGCGAGTGACGACCCGGGCGACAAGATGACCGGCTTCGTGCGCAACGGCGGCGTCGACGGCGCACTGATCGTCTCGCATCACACCAGCGACGCGTTCATCGACCGGGTCGCGGATGCCGTGCCTGTCGTCTACGGCGGTCGGCCCGTGCGTCGGCTCGAGGGCGACTACGTCGTCGACGTCGACAACGTCGCCGGTGCCCGCACCGCGACCCGTCGACTGATCGACATCGGACGCACGCGGATCGCGACGATCTCGGGCCCGCTGACCATGGTCTCCTCCGGCGACCGCATCCAGGGTTTCCGGGCCGCCCTCGCCGAGGCCGGGCTGACGCCGTTCGCCGAGGAGCAGGGCGACTACAGCGAGGCCAGCGGAGCCGATGCCGCACGGCGCATCCTCGAAACAGGTCGACCGGACGCGATCTTCGTCGCCAGCGACCTGATGGCGCGTGGCGCGCTGACGGTGCTGCGCGCCGCCGGTGTGCGCGTCCCCGAGGACATCGCCCTGGTCGGGTTCGACGACTCGTCCGTCGCGATCACGACCGATCCGCAGCTCACGACGATGCGTCAGCCGATGTACGCGCAGGGCGAGACCATGGCCCGCGTGCTGCTGTCCCGTCTCGCCGGGCAGGATCCGCCGCAGACGACGATCCTGCCGACCGAGCTCGTGGTCCGCGCCTCGGCCTGA
- a CDS encoding TetR/AcrR family transcriptional regulator: MARSDEQNRLARERAREAILEAAIEVFSERGVAGASIAAITTRAGVAQGLVNYHFGGKEQLVAAVIDRWFETVLGFARVEGTPDEMLAAVIDGALTATAYAIPLQRAVLAMQQQPATHRLFAESEARHEVRATAAEDAVRQLFRARGAEDPALEEVMLRSTLEGVFVKFAVFGDTYPLEEARRWVHRRYGLPEPTTPIAPPVPLRDGEPRPRATAALRAEPQG, translated from the coding sequence GTGGCACGCTCCGACGAGCAGAACCGGCTGGCCCGAGAACGCGCCAGGGAGGCCATCCTGGAGGCCGCCATCGAGGTCTTCAGCGAACGAGGTGTCGCGGGCGCGAGCATCGCCGCGATCACGACGCGGGCGGGGGTCGCCCAGGGCCTCGTGAACTACCACTTCGGCGGCAAGGAGCAGCTCGTCGCCGCCGTCATCGACCGATGGTTCGAGACGGTGCTCGGCTTCGCCCGCGTGGAGGGCACCCCGGACGAGATGCTCGCCGCCGTGATCGACGGCGCCCTCACGGCCACCGCCTACGCGATCCCTCTGCAGCGAGCGGTGCTGGCGATGCAGCAGCAGCCGGCCACGCATCGACTGTTCGCTGAGTCCGAGGCTCGGCACGAAGTGCGCGCAACCGCGGCGGAGGATGCCGTGCGACAGCTGTTCCGCGCGCGCGGCGCCGAGGATCCCGCACTCGAAGAGGTCATGCTCCGCAGCACCCTCGAGGGTGTCTTCGTGAAGTTCGCCGTGTTCGGCGACACCTACCCGCTCGAGGAGGCCCGGCGCTGGGTGCACCGCCGCTACGGGCTGCCCGAGCCGACGACGCCCATCGCTCCGCCGGTTCCGCTTCGCGACGGCGAACCGCGCCCGCGTGCGACGGCGGCTCTGCGGGCGGAACCGCAGGGGTGA
- a CDS encoding LamB/YcsF family protein → MTSIDLNSDLGENVADRIVSDDASMLRLVTSANVSCGFHAGSPEGIRQTLAAAVEGGVVIGAHPGYRDYENFGRTRLDLDSATLQAHVEYQLGALMGLAAAVGGTVSYVKPHGALYNAIARDERQSKDVVAAIRAIDPSLVLLGLSGGVVLDVAERAGLAVAAEAFADRAYQPDGQLVSRTEAGAVLHDPAAVAERMVRLAADGVIRAIDGTDVPVVAHSICVHGDSPGSVAMATETKRMLQDAGITIAPFAGSR, encoded by the coding sequence ATGACGTCGATCGACCTGAACTCGGACCTCGGCGAGAACGTCGCCGACCGGATCGTCAGCGATGACGCGAGCATGCTCCGCCTCGTCACGAGCGCGAACGTGTCGTGCGGGTTCCATGCCGGTAGCCCGGAGGGCATCCGACAGACGCTCGCCGCCGCCGTGGAGGGCGGCGTCGTGATCGGGGCGCATCCCGGCTATCGCGACTACGAGAACTTCGGTCGCACCCGCCTCGACCTCGACTCGGCCACGCTCCAGGCGCACGTCGAGTACCAGCTCGGAGCTCTCATGGGGCTCGCCGCCGCGGTGGGCGGGACGGTCTCCTACGTCAAGCCGCATGGCGCGCTCTACAACGCCATCGCCCGCGACGAGAGGCAGTCGAAGGATGTGGTGGCGGCGATCCGCGCGATCGACCCGAGCCTGGTGCTGCTGGGACTCTCCGGGGGTGTCGTGCTCGACGTCGCCGAGCGGGCCGGGCTCGCCGTCGCCGCCGAGGCCTTCGCCGATCGGGCCTATCAGCCTGACGGGCAGCTCGTGTCGCGCACCGAGGCGGGTGCCGTGCTGCACGACCCGGCCGCGGTGGCGGAGCGGATGGTTCGCCTCGCCGCCGACGGTGTGATCCGGGCGATCGACGGCACGGACGTGCCCGTGGTGGCGCATTCGATCTGCGTGCACGGCGACAGCCCCGGCTCAGTGGCGATGGCCACCGAGACCAAGCGGATGCTGCAGGACGCGGGCATCACGATCGCACCGTTCGCGGGCTCCCGATGA
- a CDS encoding carboxyltransferase domain-containing protein: MRILTASDRALLVEAADLDEAMRLNLAWEGLPGVVERVPGARTVLVRFDPLRVSATELAHTLAATEVDATRPPSTGEVTIPVQYDGEDLDEAASALGVSVEELVNRHLAADWRVAFSGFAPGFGYVVSSDPLFDVPRHSSPRTRVPAGSVALAGAFTGVYPRESPGGWQLIGRTDAVMWDIDRDPPALLAPGTLVRFERVRDAARLGAAHVGRNGDGPARARRVAEQHAAADADGPGFGTASAVEVVRPSLQLLVQDAGRPGFAALGVSASGAADRRAMRDANRAVGNAEVAAVLESVGGAVLRFHGAGVAAVTGAIGALTLTGGDGVVRAVRHGEPFATFDGDELTLGYPDRGLRYVIGVRGGVDAAPALGSRATDTLAGLGPEPLSAGVVLPIGDAASHPVEPGAVPRDLPASGDLVELEITLGPRDDWFTAEALQVLTTQEWTVTPRSDRVGIRLRGEVALERSVGGELPSEGAVTGAIQVPPDGQPVLFLPDHPLTGGYPIIGALTDRSLDLAGQLPPGARLRFAVQVRSAG; the protein is encoded by the coding sequence ATGCGCATCCTCACGGCATCCGATCGCGCTCTGCTCGTCGAGGCGGCCGACCTCGACGAGGCGATGCGCCTGAACCTCGCGTGGGAAGGGCTGCCCGGCGTCGTCGAGCGCGTCCCCGGAGCTCGCACGGTGCTCGTGCGGTTCGACCCGCTGCGCGTTTCGGCCACCGAGCTCGCGCACACGCTGGCGGCGACCGAGGTCGACGCCACGCGCCCGCCCAGCACCGGGGAGGTCACGATCCCCGTGCAGTACGACGGTGAAGACCTCGACGAAGCGGCATCCGCGCTCGGCGTCTCGGTGGAGGAGCTCGTGAACCGGCATCTCGCCGCGGACTGGCGAGTCGCGTTCTCGGGGTTCGCTCCCGGATTCGGATACGTGGTGAGCAGTGATCCGCTCTTCGACGTGCCGCGCCACTCGTCTCCGCGCACCCGTGTGCCCGCCGGATCGGTCGCACTCGCCGGAGCGTTCACCGGCGTCTATCCACGAGAGAGCCCCGGTGGCTGGCAGCTGATCGGCCGCACGGATGCCGTGATGTGGGACATCGACCGCGATCCGCCGGCCCTGCTGGCCCCGGGAACCCTGGTGCGGTTCGAACGGGTGCGGGACGCGGCTCGGCTGGGCGCGGCTCACGTGGGCCGAAACGGGGACGGTCCGGCCCGCGCCCGGCGCGTCGCGGAGCAACACGCCGCAGCGGATGCGGATGGTCCGGGTTTCGGCACGGCATCCGCGGTCGAGGTCGTCCGGCCTTCGCTGCAGTTGCTGGTGCAGGATGCCGGGCGCCCCGGGTTCGCGGCGCTCGGAGTCTCGGCATCCGGAGCCGCCGACCGGCGCGCGATGCGGGATGCGAACCGTGCCGTGGGGAACGCGGAGGTGGCCGCGGTGCTCGAGAGCGTCGGGGGAGCGGTGCTCCGGTTCCACGGGGCGGGTGTCGCGGCGGTCACGGGGGCGATCGGCGCGCTCACCCTGACCGGAGGTGATGGCGTCGTCCGCGCGGTCCGCCACGGCGAGCCCTTCGCCACGTTCGACGGCGACGAGCTCACCCTCGGGTATCCGGACCGCGGTCTGCGCTACGTCATCGGGGTCCGCGGCGGAGTCGATGCGGCGCCCGCGCTGGGCAGCCGTGCGACCGACACCCTCGCAGGACTCGGCCCGGAGCCGCTCTCGGCCGGAGTCGTGCTCCCGATCGGTGATGCCGCGTCGCACCCCGTCGAGCCTGGTGCCGTGCCGCGCGACCTCCCGGCCTCCGGTGACCTCGTCGAGCTCGAGATCACGCTCGGGCCTCGTGACGACTGGTTCACGGCGGAGGCACTCCAGGTGCTCACGACCCAGGAGTGGACGGTCACGCCGCGCTCCGACCGCGTCGGCATCCGTCTTCGGGGCGAGGTGGCGCTGGAGCGTTCCGTCGGCGGCGAGCTGCCCAGCGAGGGAGCGGTCACCGGCGCGATCCAGGTGCCGCCCGACGGGCAGCCGGTGCTCTTCCTCCCCGACCACCCGCTCACCGGCGGGTACCCGATCATCGGCGCCCTCACCGACCGCAGTCTCGACCTCGCGGGTCAACTGCCGCCGGGCGCGCGCCTTCGATTCGCCGTGCAGGTGCGCTCGGCCGGCTGA
- a CDS encoding uracil-xanthine permease family protein, translated as MALWKLHGNGRTVEPGAVVRPDERLNWPATIAIGLQHVVAMFGATFLVPIITGFPVATTLLFSGVGTILFLLVTRNKLPSYLGSSFAFIAPVTAATASANMGTALAGIVAVGVLLAIIGVVVHTVGVKWVDRFLPPVLAGTIVALIGFNLAGAAHNNYAAAPVTATFTLAITILFAVVFRGFLGRISIFLGVIAGYIFAAFRGELDFSAVEKADWVGLPTFTFPNFTEPGTLTALAMFLPVVLVLIAENVGHVRGVATMTGDASVNQQTGKALIADGVSTTLAGFFGGSGTTTYGENIGVMASTRVYSTAAYWVAGIAAILLSLSPKFGEVINSVPAGVLGGVTTALYGLIGVIGIKIWVDNRVDFSRPVNQYTAAVALIMAVGGFMIKDEGSGFELGGIVIATVAAILIYHLGNLIARLRKTGADDPKPLEAVGPLGGDPA; from the coding sequence ATGGCCCTGTGGAAGCTGCACGGAAACGGCCGCACGGTCGAGCCCGGCGCCGTCGTCCGTCCCGACGAGCGCCTGAACTGGCCTGCGACGATCGCGATCGGACTCCAGCACGTCGTCGCGATGTTCGGCGCGACGTTCCTCGTGCCGATCATCACCGGCTTCCCGGTCGCGACGACCCTGCTGTTCAGCGGCGTCGGCACGATCCTGTTCCTGCTGGTCACGCGCAACAAGCTGCCCAGCTACCTGGGCTCGTCGTTCGCGTTCATCGCGCCGGTCACGGCGGCCACCGCCTCCGCGAACATGGGCACCGCCCTGGCCGGCATCGTCGCCGTCGGCGTGCTGCTCGCGATCATCGGCGTCGTGGTGCACACGGTCGGCGTCAAGTGGGTCGACCGCTTCCTGCCGCCGGTGCTCGCGGGGACGATCGTCGCCCTCATCGGATTCAACCTCGCCGGCGCCGCTCACAACAATTACGCTGCAGCACCCGTGACCGCGACGTTCACGCTCGCCATCACGATCCTCTTCGCCGTCGTGTTCCGCGGATTCCTCGGCCGCATCTCGATCTTCCTCGGCGTCATCGCGGGCTACATCTTCGCGGCGTTCCGCGGCGAGCTCGACTTCTCGGCCGTGGAGAAGGCCGACTGGGTCGGCCTCCCCACCTTCACCTTCCCGAACTTCACCGAGCCCGGCACCCTCACCGCCCTCGCCATGTTCCTCCCGGTCGTGCTCGTGCTGATCGCCGAGAACGTCGGACACGTGCGCGGCGTCGCGACCATGACGGGCGACGCGAGCGTGAACCAGCAGACCGGCAAGGCGCTGATCGCCGACGGCGTCTCGACCACCCTCGCCGGCTTCTTCGGCGGTTCGGGCACCACGACCTACGGCGAGAACATCGGCGTGATGGCCTCCACCCGCGTGTACTCCACGGCCGCCTACTGGGTCGCCGGCATCGCCGCGATCCTGCTCAGCCTCTCGCCCAAGTTCGGCGAGGTCATCAACTCGGTGCCCGCCGGCGTGCTCGGCGGCGTGACCACGGCGCTGTACGGCCTCATCGGCGTCATCGGCATCAAGATCTGGGTCGACAACCGCGTCGACTTCTCGCGCCCGGTCAACCAGTACACGGCAGCCGTCGCCCTGATCATGGCCGTCGGCGGGTTCATGATCAAGGACGAGGGATCCGGCTTCGAACTCGGCGGCATCGTCATCGCCACGGTCGCGGCGATCCTCATCTACCACCTGGGCAACCTGATCGCCCGTCTGCGCAAGACCGGCGCCGACGACCCGAAGCCGCTCGAGGCGGTCGGTCCGCTCGGCGGCGACCCCGCCTAG
- a CDS encoding type II toxin-antitoxin system VapB family antitoxin, which produces MSLNIKNETTHELVRRLAALTGQSQTSAVEDAVRRRLAELEQQQSADEEERRRRIRAVIRRAQQLPSTGRTTEEIMDELYDETGMPR; this is translated from the coding sequence ATGAGCCTCAATATCAAGAATGAGACCACGCATGAGCTCGTGCGTCGGCTCGCGGCGTTGACCGGTCAGAGTCAGACGAGTGCCGTCGAGGATGCGGTGCGGCGCCGTCTCGCCGAGTTGGAGCAGCAGCAATCGGCCGACGAAGAGGAGCGTCGTCGCCGCATCCGTGCGGTGATCCGCCGGGCGCAGCAGCTTCCCTCCACCGGGCGCACGACCGAGGAGATCATGGATGAGCTTTACGACGAGACGGGGATGCCGCGATGA
- a CDS encoding type II toxin-antitoxin system VapC family toxin, which produces MIVDSSALVAVLMAEPEAEEMSDLLESRPFALSAAALTECTIVLRSRGGEAKALALDELLEVTRSEVVPVDEVQARLASRAYARYGRGSGSRARLNYGDCFSYALAITRDEPLLFKGDDFVHTDVRLVEPV; this is translated from the coding sequence ATGATCGTCGACTCCTCGGCGTTGGTCGCGGTGCTGATGGCTGAGCCGGAAGCCGAAGAGATGAGCGACCTGTTGGAGTCGCGGCCCTTCGCCTTGTCCGCGGCCGCGCTCACGGAGTGCACGATCGTCCTCCGCAGCAGGGGCGGCGAAGCGAAGGCGCTTGCGCTCGACGAGCTTCTGGAGGTGACGCGATCGGAGGTCGTTCCCGTCGATGAGGTGCAGGCGCGCCTGGCGAGCAGGGCATACGCCCGCTACGGCCGAGGGTCAGGGAGCCGCGCTCGCCTCAACTACGGCGACTGCTTCTCCTATGCGCTCGCGATCACCCGCGACGAGCCGCTGCTCTTCAAGGGAGACGACTTCGTCCACACAGACGTGCGACTCGTCGAACCGGTCTGA
- a CDS encoding phosphoribosylaminoimidazolesuccinocarboxamide synthase, with protein MSTPSEGTAQSIPGWRHIYSGKVRDLYASEDPADTRILVVASDRVSAFDFVLSPGITDKGALLTRLSRWWFAQLSDFPNHIAEGELPEEVADRAMLAQSLEMLPIECVVRGYITGSGWAEYQESGTVCGIPLPAGLQNGDRLPEPLFTPAYKAPMGEHDENITFERTVELVGTERAAELRDTSLAIYARAAEIAEAKGLILADTKFEFGTDADGTLRLADEVLTSDSSRYWDAEAWRTGSTPSARMASFDKQIVRDWMAANWDKQGEPPALPADVVERTADRYRELIDRLGA; from the coding sequence GTGAGCACTCCTTCAGAAGGCACGGCACAGAGCATCCCCGGCTGGCGGCACATCTACTCGGGCAAGGTCCGCGACCTCTACGCCTCCGAGGATCCGGCAGACACGCGCATCCTCGTCGTGGCCTCCGACCGCGTGAGCGCCTTCGACTTCGTGCTCTCCCCCGGCATCACCGACAAGGGCGCTCTGCTGACGCGACTGAGCCGCTGGTGGTTCGCTCAGCTCTCCGACTTCCCCAACCACATCGCCGAGGGCGAGCTACCCGAGGAAGTCGCCGACCGCGCCATGCTCGCGCAGTCGCTGGAGATGCTGCCGATCGAGTGCGTCGTGCGCGGCTACATCACCGGTTCCGGCTGGGCCGAGTACCAGGAGAGCGGCACCGTGTGCGGCATCCCGCTGCCCGCCGGCCTGCAGAACGGCGACCGGCTGCCGGAGCCCCTGTTCACCCCGGCCTACAAGGCGCCGATGGGCGAGCACGACGAGAACATCACGTTCGAGCGCACCGTCGAACTGGTCGGGACGGAGCGCGCGGCCGAGCTGCGCGACACCTCGCTCGCGATCTACGCCCGTGCCGCCGAGATCGCCGAGGCGAAGGGCCTGATCCTCGCCGACACCAAGTTCGAGTTCGGGACGGATGCCGACGGCACCCTGCGCCTGGCCGACGAGGTGCTCACGAGCGACTCCTCGCGCTATTGGGACGCCGAGGCCTGGCGCACCGGCAGCACCCCGAGCGCACGCATGGCGAGCTTCGACAAGCAGATCGTGCGCGACTGGATGGCCGCGAACTGGGACAAGCAGGGCGAGCCGCCGGCGCTTCCCGCCGATGTCGTCGAGCGCACCGCCGACCGCTACCGCGAGCTGATCGACCGCCTCGGCGCCTGA
- a CDS encoding GNAT family N-acetyltransferase — translation MADDIFTDRLHLSRAVAADLDAIFAIQNDPRVWAHYPSLRHTDPATTLHMMERWSRSWEQAGLGSWVARLRETGEIIGNGGCTLLREEVWNVGYRIAADHHGNGYATELARAGIEQARIIAPDRPVIAFLVEHNRVSAHVAEKLGLELVHRAPDVGNPDPAVMRLVYADRPLTPAQLAAALG, via the coding sequence GTGGCTGACGACATCTTCACCGACCGGCTCCATCTGTCGCGGGCGGTGGCCGCCGACCTCGACGCGATCTTCGCGATTCAGAACGATCCGCGGGTCTGGGCGCACTATCCGAGTCTTCGGCACACCGACCCCGCGACGACTCTCCACATGATGGAGCGCTGGTCTCGCAGCTGGGAGCAGGCGGGACTCGGATCGTGGGTCGCGCGGCTCCGGGAGACGGGCGAGATCATCGGCAACGGCGGGTGCACGCTGCTACGCGAGGAGGTGTGGAACGTCGGCTATCGGATCGCGGCCGATCATCACGGAAACGGGTATGCGACCGAGCTGGCGCGTGCGGGCATCGAGCAGGCGCGGATCATCGCCCCCGATCGCCCGGTGATCGCCTTCCTCGTGGAGCACAACCGCGTGTCGGCGCACGTCGCGGAGAAGCTGGGCCTGGAGCTCGTGCACCGCGCACCGGATGTCGGCAACCCCGATCCCGCGGTGATGCGGCTCGTGTACGCGGATCGACCGCTCACCCCGGCGCAGCTCGCGGCCGCACTCGGCTGA
- a CDS encoding PadR family transcriptional regulator, translating to MQRLTPMGAMILSLLREGDMHPYEMVRLMRVRRDDRLLTLTNGTLYHTVARLQRAGLIDEVGSDREGNRPERTTYSLTDAGRDILIAWLRRELSTIDRPAEFRIALAEAHNLERGDVLQSLRSRRVALDEEHIAYRDGLIDARRDGVPEQVLVEYERQEALLEAELRWLDALIARLEAEDLPWGPAAFPNSERYRAQRKAAQQ from the coding sequence ATGCAACGACTGACCCCGATGGGGGCGATGATCCTCTCCCTGCTGCGCGAGGGCGACATGCACCCCTACGAGATGGTGCGTCTCATGCGGGTTCGCCGCGACGATCGGCTGCTGACCCTCACGAACGGCACGCTCTATCACACGGTCGCCCGGCTCCAGCGGGCCGGGCTCATCGACGAGGTCGGCAGCGACCGCGAGGGGAACCGCCCCGAGCGCACGACGTACTCCCTGACGGACGCCGGTCGAGACATCCTCATCGCCTGGCTGCGGCGCGAGCTGTCGACGATCGATCGTCCCGCCGAGTTCCGGATCGCGCTCGCCGAGGCCCACAACCTCGAACGCGGAGATGTGCTCCAGAGCCTGCGCTCGCGTCGCGTCGCCCTCGACGAGGAGCACATCGCGTATCGCGATGGACTGATCGACGCGAGACGCGATGGCGTGCCCGAGCAGGTGCTCGTGGAATACGAACGGCAGGAGGCGCTGCTCGAGGCCGAGTTGCGCTGGCTCGATGCCCTGATCGCCCGCCTCGAAGCCGAAGACCTGCCGTGGGGACCCGCGGCATTCCCGAACTCAGAACGCTACCGCGCTCAGCGAAAGGCTGCACAGCAATGA